Proteins co-encoded in one Hydrogenobacter sp. genomic window:
- a CDS encoding NYN domain-containing protein, translating into MINERVIVFIDGSNLFHAIRYLNIRIDYQKLVDFLTEGRKLIRAYFYGAMPHEKDVKKNTPEWESLIRQRRFLEELSLMGIKVKIAHLKKLPSGEYVEKEVDIMLATDMLSMAYMDTYDTAVLISGDSDYSYTVEEVQRIGKRVENASFKRTSSYQLRKICDRFILLDDYLDRFLVEEKPVITQEISFWERIVRIWKRS; encoded by the coding sequence ATGATTAATGAAAGAGTGATCGTATTCATAGATGGATCTAACCTTTTCCATGCTATAAGGTACTTAAATATCAGGATAGATTATCAAAAGCTCGTGGATTTTCTCACCGAAGGTAGGAAGCTTATAAGAGCCTACTTTTATGGTGCTATGCCTCATGAAAAGGATGTTAAAAAGAACACACCCGAGTGGGAGAGTCTCATAAGACAGAGGAGGTTTTTAGAAGAACTGTCACTGATGGGTATAAAGGTAAAGATAGCGCATCTTAAAAAGCTTCCATCAGGTGAGTATGTAGAAAAAGAAGTGGACATTATGCTGGCAACGGACATGCTTAGCATGGCATACATGGATACTTACGATACAGCCGTGCTTATAAGTGGTGACAGCGACTACTCTTACACAGTTGAGGAAGTACAGAGAATAGGCAAAAGGGTAGAGAACGCATCCTTTAAAAGGACAAGCTCCTATCAACTCAGAAAGATATGTGACAGATTCATACTTCTTGATGACTATTTGGACAGGTTTTTGGTGGAAGAAAAACCGGTGATAACTCAAGAGATAAGTTTCTGGGAGAGAATAGTGAGGATATGGAAAAGATCATGA
- a CDS encoding peptide chain release factor 1, producing MKSLKASLDVLTSFKPDKYMVTNLYLNLSPEERADRKYLLTFKNMVKEQKEYLSKREIDKEVLESINEDFEKIESYLFQLQNVKACRGIAIFSSSAKGLFEVVKLPYVYRNRLMVTHNPRIREIASLDEELGSIGILLIDRKHVKFYLMDLEGVYEVVDFLEPLATRSHKFHSGGGLLKGAQGSMRYTMPSRVSAPNMVQHSYGEYRFHMRIKEEKHRLFKLANDALMEAWKEYKFDKLVIGSDREDIGEIENHLHPYILQRLTGYVRVNPSEITDAKLKSFILDLLWQKDREQEKDLLKQLDELQGMKLAVNGTSQVLEQLASGNVRTLLVPESFEKPGYLCSQSHLPTLKPECPVEGESVYEIPDIVDEAIELALEERAIIKIIIDPQMQKKIDGLAAFLRFPL from the coding sequence ATGAAAAGCTTAAAAGCATCCCTTGACGTGTTGACATCATTTAAACCGGATAAGTACATGGTGACAAACCTTTATCTCAATCTCTCACCCGAAGAAAGAGCTGACAGAAAGTATCTTTTGACCTTTAAAAACATGGTCAAAGAACAAAAGGAATACCTTTCAAAAAGGGAAATTGATAAAGAAGTTCTTGAATCTATAAACGAGGACTTTGAAAAAATTGAATCCTATTTGTTCCAACTTCAAAACGTAAAAGCATGCAGAGGCATAGCCATCTTCTCTTCAAGCGCGAAGGGACTTTTTGAAGTGGTTAAGCTCCCTTATGTATACAGAAACAGGCTGATGGTAACACACAACCCGAGGATAAGAGAAATAGCATCCTTAGACGAAGAGCTTGGAAGTATAGGTATTTTGTTAATTGACAGAAAACATGTAAAGTTCTACCTGATGGATCTGGAAGGTGTTTATGAAGTAGTGGACTTTCTTGAACCCCTCGCAACGAGATCTCACAAATTCCACAGTGGTGGTGGACTTCTCAAAGGTGCGCAAGGTAGCATGAGATACACAATGCCATCCAGGGTATCAGCTCCCAATATGGTACAGCACTCTTACGGCGAGTACAGATTTCATATGAGAATAAAAGAAGAAAAGCACAGACTTTTTAAATTAGCCAACGACGCTTTAATGGAGGCGTGGAAAGAATACAAATTTGACAAACTCGTAATAGGAAGTGATAGAGAAGACATAGGAGAAATAGAAAACCATCTACATCCGTATATACTCCAGAGGCTCACAGGTTACGTGCGCGTAAATCCAAGCGAAATTACCGACGCAAAATTAAAATCTTTTATCCTCGATCTTCTCTGGCAAAAGGATAGAGAACAGGAAAAGGATCTTTTGAAACAACTTGACGAACTTCAAGGCATGAAACTTGCTGTCAATGGCACAAGTCAGGTTTTGGAACAGCTCGCATCCGGAAATGTGAGAACTCTTTTAGTACCCGAAAGCTTTGAAAAGCCGGGTTACTTATGTTCTCAATCTCATCTGCCCACTCTCAAACCCGAATGTCCTGTTGAAGGCGAGTCGGTGTACGAGATCCCAGACATAGTTGATGAAGCTATAGAACTTGCTTTGGAGGAAAGAGCAATTATAAAAATTATAATAGATCCGCAAATGCAGAAAAAAATAGACGGACTTGCCGCCTTTTTAAGATTTCCCCTATGA
- the fbp gene encoding fructose-1,6-bisphosphate aldolase/phosphatase, with translation MKVTLSVIKADVGGYVGHSAVHPELVETIEEFVKEEVKKGLLIDADILTCGDDTAIVMTHTHGVDSEIVHGIAWRAFEKATEVAKRLKLYGAGQDLLSTAFSGNVKGMGPGVAEMEFEERPSEPIIIFFADKTAPSAWSLPLYEMFADPMVCAGLVIDPKMHDGFTFEVLDTYTGKAVKLSTPSELYELLALIGTVERYAVRSVWRNNDGEIAAVASTQRLSLIAGKYVGKDDPVMIVRAQAGFPAVGEILEPFARPWIVEGWMRGSHNGPLMPVSFKDAKPTRFDGPPRVIAAGYQLAEGKLIGPRDLFDDPAFDKAREQAQVIADILRRQGIFEPHRLPSEEMEYTTLPKILKKLEERFYEVEAPRKPVEDPVEKHDMD, from the coding sequence ATGAAAGTGACGCTTAGCGTTATTAAAGCGGATGTAGGGGGTTATGTGGGACACTCCGCTGTACATCCCGAACTTGTGGAAACTATTGAAGAATTTGTAAAAGAGGAGGTGAAGAAAGGACTGCTTATTGATGCTGACATACTTACGTGTGGTGACGATACAGCAATAGTTATGACGCATACTCACGGTGTGGATAGTGAGATAGTTCATGGCATAGCCTGGAGAGCCTTTGAAAAGGCAACTGAGGTAGCAAAAAGGCTCAAACTTTACGGTGCTGGTCAAGATCTTCTTTCTACAGCCTTTTCCGGAAATGTTAAAGGTATGGGTCCTGGCGTTGCGGAGATGGAGTTTGAGGAGAGACCTTCTGAGCCTATAATAATCTTTTTTGCGGATAAGACAGCTCCGAGTGCGTGGAGCCTCCCACTTTACGAGATGTTTGCGGATCCTATGGTGTGCGCTGGACTTGTCATTGATCCCAAGATGCACGATGGATTCACTTTTGAAGTTCTTGACACTTACACTGGTAAAGCTGTAAAGCTTTCTACACCATCAGAACTTTACGAACTTTTGGCTCTCATAGGTACTGTGGAGAGGTATGCGGTCAGAAGCGTCTGGAGGAATAATGACGGTGAGATAGCTGCTGTTGCCTCAACTCAGAGGCTCTCTTTAATAGCAGGTAAGTATGTTGGTAAGGACGATCCTGTCATGATAGTGAGAGCTCAGGCTGGATTTCCTGCTGTAGGTGAGATCCTTGAGCCTTTTGCAAGACCGTGGATAGTGGAAGGATGGATGAGGGGATCTCACAACGGACCACTCATGCCTGTATCCTTTAAAGATGCCAAACCTACCAGGTTTGATGGACCACCTAGGGTTATAGCTGCAGGCTATCAGCTTGCAGAAGGCAAATTAATTGGTCCGAGAGATCTCTTTGACGATCCCGCCTTTGACAAAGCAAGAGAGCAGGCTCAGGTGATAGCTGACATACTAAGGAGACAGGGTATCTTTGAACCTCACAGACTCCCATCTGAGGAAATGGAGTACACTACCCTTCCTAAGATACTCAAAAAGTTGGAAGAAAGATTTTATGAGGTGGAAGCCCCCAGAAAACCTGTGGAAGACCCAGTTGAAAAACACGATATGGACTAA
- the smc gene encoding chromosome segregation protein SMC: MRAWIEKILVEGFKSYGRGRTQIPLGSGFVGIVGPNGAGKSNIGDAISFALGLATAKTLRAKNLSYLIYSKDGESSDFAYVEVHFKNEGAFPVEDQHIVISRKVERDGRTTFRINGSVVKERDLKELLSRAGLYENAYNIVLQGDVIRFLKMTPVERRKLIEEVAGIGEYEEKKQKALTDLGDVELKLRELRLLIDEMEVQMERLSTDVKKLRKYRELESALTDLQIKLLVKDARSVSQTLESLQASAQERKLELSRIRQDLKDLETEYTKREDELKSINSQLLPFKERLGKLSSDIEHIESNIKELLQKQEETQEDILKSEEHLKSLRANLEKLLDEEKDLKILISEKERSITLMQERLESLYANLRSKEEGLKVSLEEAHATEEKISSIRKELDQKRERVSQIDIKLREIEIKGERIVEDTRKLKEEVEKLKSQMGENLMKMENYRKMYKEEEISIKRKKAEIENLEGKLKRIRQEKEEILKEKAVLETKLANSEGDALPFEDIEGVYGRVSQLIKVKDFEYIKAVESAGGARLSYVVVRDEDVAKECIQRLKEVRWGRINFIPLNRIKAPDLPSYPRRKGFIDFVVNLVEYDRKFERAVRFVFGDTLLVEDFQSAKDLGIGNYRMVTLEGELFEKTGVISGGYLESRGDLGREFYIEELRRLSEVEEKLRFEEEQTEKLLKSLREELIEKEGVLRVLERRSKELQESDKAGFERIKEVEEKLSKAQDYLRMLVEEKENLKKERQALEEDISYLEEKLSNLMIKRQSILEYYKQSGIEGLREEYERSKKFLDRLKEESFSLNIKLKDLQKDIQNLQMEINRKLAFLESAKDTIINIEKKIKHLREEKVRLEESVKELERTAYKLYSMKDKLEEICTDMQVKIGKLRLQEESRKEELTRWEAEMSKLEEKLKDIMNKLSELGFAGELEEVKESYSRIREAMDTVKREMLALGTINFKAEEDYKEYEVRHKDYIERYERLSEEKRAIKQMIEEIEAKKLRTFMEAFESINGSLKRVFAELSPGGKAYMQMEKPEDPFAGGINLVVKPKGKEVQYLEAISGGEKTLVALSLIFAIQDYKPSPFYYFDEVDAHLDEANAKRVGELIKSRSQNAQFIVVTLREVLASYADRLIGVSSKGGISKVFPVKNVLVGVSDG, from the coding sequence ATGCGGGCGTGGATAGAGAAAATTTTGGTGGAGGGTTTTAAGTCTTACGGAAGGGGGAGGACGCAGATCCCCTTAGGATCAGGTTTTGTAGGCATTGTGGGACCAAACGGTGCTGGGAAATCCAACATAGGGGATGCCATATCTTTCGCTTTAGGTCTTGCAACAGCCAAGACCCTGAGGGCAAAAAATCTATCTTACTTAATATACTCAAAAGACGGAGAAAGTAGCGATTTTGCTTATGTTGAGGTGCATTTTAAGAATGAAGGCGCATTTCCAGTGGAGGACCAACACATAGTGATTTCAAGAAAGGTGGAAAGAGACGGAAGAACCACTTTCCGGATAAACGGTAGTGTGGTGAAAGAGAGAGATCTCAAGGAGCTTCTCTCAAGGGCTGGTCTTTACGAGAACGCATACAACATAGTTTTGCAAGGTGATGTCATACGCTTTTTGAAAATGACCCCTGTAGAAAGAAGGAAACTTATAGAAGAAGTTGCGGGCATAGGCGAATATGAGGAGAAAAAACAGAAAGCGCTTACGGATCTTGGGGATGTAGAACTTAAGTTGAGGGAGCTTAGACTCCTGATAGACGAGATGGAAGTTCAGATGGAGAGGTTATCAACTGATGTCAAAAAGTTGAGAAAGTATAGGGAGCTGGAAAGCGCATTAACAGACCTGCAGATAAAACTGCTTGTAAAAGATGCAAGAAGTGTAAGCCAAACTCTTGAAAGCCTCCAAGCATCTGCGCAGGAAAGGAAGCTTGAGCTTTCCCGAATAAGGCAAGATCTAAAAGATCTGGAAACCGAGTATACTAAGAGAGAAGATGAGCTAAAGTCCATAAATTCCCAGCTACTTCCCTTTAAGGAAAGGCTCGGAAAGTTAAGTTCCGACATTGAGCATATAGAAAGCAATATAAAAGAGCTTTTGCAAAAACAGGAAGAGACACAGGAAGATATACTCAAAAGTGAGGAACACCTCAAAAGCCTAAGGGCAAATCTTGAAAAGCTCTTGGATGAGGAAAAAGATCTTAAAATCCTGATATCCGAAAAGGAAAGAAGTATTACCCTTATGCAAGAGAGGCTTGAATCTCTCTATGCGAACCTCAGGAGCAAAGAAGAGGGACTTAAAGTTTCCCTTGAGGAAGCACACGCAACCGAAGAGAAGATAAGCTCTATAAGGAAGGAGCTTGATCAGAAAAGAGAACGTGTGTCCCAAATAGATATAAAACTCAGAGAGATAGAAATAAAGGGTGAGAGGATCGTGGAAGACACGAGAAAGCTCAAAGAAGAAGTAGAAAAGCTAAAATCACAGATGGGTGAGAACCTTATGAAGATGGAAAACTATCGCAAAATGTATAAAGAGGAAGAGATATCTATAAAGAGGAAAAAGGCGGAGATTGAAAATCTTGAAGGCAAGCTAAAGAGAATAAGACAAGAAAAAGAGGAGATCCTTAAGGAAAAGGCTGTGCTTGAAACCAAGCTCGCAAATAGTGAAGGTGATGCGCTACCCTTTGAGGATATAGAAGGTGTTTATGGCAGGGTATCGCAACTTATAAAAGTAAAGGACTTTGAGTATATAAAAGCGGTGGAGTCCGCCGGTGGTGCGAGACTTTCCTATGTGGTGGTACGTGACGAAGATGTAGCTAAAGAGTGTATTCAGAGACTAAAAGAGGTGAGGTGGGGAAGAATTAACTTTATACCTCTTAACAGAATAAAAGCTCCCGATCTTCCATCCTATCCCAGAAGGAAGGGCTTTATAGACTTTGTTGTGAATCTTGTAGAGTACGATAGGAAATTTGAAAGGGCTGTGAGGTTCGTTTTCGGAGACACCCTTTTGGTTGAAGACTTTCAGAGTGCGAAAGATCTGGGAATTGGCAATTACAGGATGGTTACTCTTGAAGGCGAACTCTTTGAAAAGACTGGAGTTATCAGCGGTGGATACCTTGAAAGCAGAGGTGACCTCGGAAGAGAGTTTTACATAGAGGAGCTAAGGAGACTTTCCGAAGTTGAGGAAAAACTCAGGTTCGAGGAGGAGCAAACTGAAAAGCTTTTAAAAAGCCTTAGAGAAGAACTCATAGAAAAGGAAGGTGTACTGAGAGTACTTGAAAGGCGTTCAAAAGAGCTTCAAGAATCTGACAAAGCTGGTTTTGAAAGGATAAAAGAGGTGGAGGAAAAGCTTTCAAAAGCACAAGATTATCTTAGAATGCTCGTGGAAGAAAAAGAGAATCTCAAAAAAGAAAGGCAAGCCCTTGAAGAGGATATATCTTACCTTGAGGAGAAACTCTCCAATCTTATGATAAAAAGGCAGTCTATACTTGAATACTACAAACAGTCAGGTATAGAGGGACTCAGAGAGGAGTATGAAAGGAGCAAAAAGTTTCTTGACAGGCTCAAGGAAGAGAGCTTTTCGCTCAATATAAAACTTAAAGACCTTCAAAAGGATATCCAAAATCTCCAAATGGAGATAAACAGAAAACTGGCTTTTCTTGAGAGCGCAAAGGACACCATAATCAATATAGAAAAAAAGATAAAACATCTGAGGGAAGAAAAGGTCAGACTTGAGGAGAGTGTAAAGGAACTTGAACGCACAGCCTACAAGCTTTACTCAATGAAAGATAAGCTGGAAGAAATCTGCACAGATATGCAGGTTAAAATTGGAAAACTCAGACTCCAAGAAGAAAGCAGGAAGGAGGAACTTACCAGATGGGAAGCCGAGATGTCAAAGCTTGAGGAAAAACTCAAAGACATCATGAATAAACTTTCAGAGCTTGGGTTTGCAGGAGAGCTTGAGGAAGTAAAGGAGAGTTACAGCAGAATAAGAGAAGCTATGGATACCGTAAAGAGAGAGATGTTAGCTCTCGGAACCATAAACTTTAAAGCCGAAGAGGATTACAAAGAGTACGAAGTTAGACACAAAGATTATATAGAAAGGTACGAAAGACTCAGTGAGGAAAAAAGAGCGATAAAGCAGATGATTGAGGAAATAGAGGCAAAAAAATTGAGAACCTTTATGGAAGCCTTTGAGAGTATAAACGGGAGTCTCAAAAGGGTATTTGCTGAGCTTTCTCCCGGTGGAAAGGCGTATATGCAGATGGAAAAGCCGGAAGATCCCTTTGCGGGTGGTATAAACCTTGTAGTAAAGCCTAAAGGTAAAGAGGTACAGTATTTAGAAGCTATATCGGGTGGGGAAAAAACGCTCGTTGCACTCTCTCTAATCTTTGCCATACAAGACTACAAACCCTCACCCTTTTATTACTTTGATGAGGTGGATGCACACCTTGATGAGGCAAACGCCAAAAGAGTAGGAGAGCTTATAAAGAGCAGATCCCAGAACGCTCAGTTTATAGTTGTTACGCTTAGAGAAGTGTTGGCTTCCTATGCGGATAGACTCATAGGTGTAAGTAGCAAAGGTGGTATATCAAAGGTTTTTCCAGTTAAAAATGTACTTGTGGGAGTCTCAGATGGGTAA
- the hemH gene encoding ferrochelatase — protein sequence MGKVGVVLLNMGGPDSLSAVEPFLYNLFSDHDIIEIPKIIQKPVARIISKVRAKKTRHYYEIMGGRSPQREQTQKQAKALQNLLGENFKVVISMRYWHPFIEEALEELFKEDIQKIVLLPMYPQYSKTTTGSSFNEFERVFKKFPQVPVVKIKSYHDHPLYIKAMVENIKENLHNWKNYFFLFSAHSLPLRVIKSGDPYKEETEKTVKLIMKNFPGVSYALGYQSKLGPIKWLEPPTDKLLEEIISARFRHVALIPVSFVCEHSETLYELDILYGKLAKDLGVESFVRIPTLKDHPIFMEALRQLVISSIL from the coding sequence ATGGGTAAAGTAGGCGTTGTGCTTCTCAATATGGGAGGTCCTGATAGCTTATCTGCAGTAGAACCCTTTCTTTACAACCTCTTTTCTGATCACGACATTATAGAGATACCGAAAATCATTCAAAAACCTGTTGCTCGCATTATTTCAAAAGTAAGAGCGAAAAAAACGAGACATTATTATGAGATCATGGGAGGAAGATCTCCCCAAAGGGAGCAGACTCAGAAGCAGGCGAAAGCTCTCCAAAATTTACTCGGAGAAAACTTTAAGGTGGTTATTTCTATGAGATACTGGCATCCCTTCATTGAAGAAGCCCTTGAGGAGCTTTTCAAAGAGGATATACAAAAGATAGTCTTACTCCCTATGTATCCGCAATACAGCAAAACTACAACAGGATCATCTTTTAATGAATTTGAAAGGGTTTTTAAAAAATTTCCGCAGGTACCAGTTGTTAAGATAAAGTCTTACCACGATCACCCTCTTTACATAAAGGCTATGGTGGAAAATATAAAGGAAAATCTGCACAATTGGAAGAATTACTTTTTCCTATTTAGCGCTCACAGTCTTCCCCTAAGAGTTATAAAAAGCGGAGATCCCTATAAGGAGGAAACAGAAAAAACTGTCAAACTCATAATGAAGAACTTTCCCGGAGTATCTTACGCTCTGGGATACCAAAGTAAGTTAGGACCCATAAAATGGTTGGAGCCTCCCACAGACAAACTTTTGGAGGAAATCATTAGCGCACGTTTCAGACATGTAGCTTTAATACCCGTGTCTTTTGTGTGTGAACATTCCGAAACACTTTACGAACTTGATATACTTTACGGGAAGCTTGCGAAGGATCTTGGTGTTGAGAGCTTTGTGAGAATCCCTACTCTAAAGGACCACCCCATTTTTATGGAAGCCCTTAGACAGTTAGTCATTTCTTCCATCTTATAA
- a CDS encoding HEAT repeat domain-containing protein — translation MVQERLPQLLKEVKPLLGPINREAVNLKWILEIHSSSLQTGLYKLQSLEETSYLPMIEGNLLGDLEKDFDMLSFYRTVKNFLIHTFRLSLSKEVPLYRGNPVWINMESIGFNIKELFVKIRDFGINGFVEVEDRVEKRKGYIFLQNGYVVSATLGQEKGEKAFRSILRSLLENVCLLNIYELSNTVLSFLLSEYKNFSVFWELEDAEKTLYEVSKAHTDTIALLVSVALQDYGYKVYMDGKLAYEEAFCDDAPFFELYFTKSFKTLDFFIPEDYLSEDDKIRVLRSDEGSTIIYFCPACWSVISQKDKTCPNCGYDLTEFHKMPYEYKLLMGLEHPILEMRMNVIHTIGMKNLKEALPQFEYMAKRESNPILLLAIVDALAKMTHPEALELLRKLSYHSYPLIRSRARHTLEKFIRWKK, via the coding sequence ATGGTGCAAGAAAGACTTCCTCAACTCCTTAAAGAGGTAAAACCTCTGCTCGGACCTATAAATAGGGAGGCTGTTAACCTGAAATGGATTCTTGAAATCCATAGCTCTTCTCTTCAAACAGGCTTGTACAAGCTTCAGTCTCTTGAGGAAACTTCTTACCTGCCTATGATAGAGGGGAACCTTTTAGGAGATTTAGAAAAAGATTTTGATATGCTTAGCTTTTACAGAACAGTGAAAAATTTTCTTATACATACTTTTAGACTTTCACTGTCTAAGGAAGTGCCTCTATATAGGGGGAATCCAGTCTGGATCAACATGGAAAGCATTGGCTTTAACATTAAAGAGCTTTTCGTAAAAATAAGAGATTTTGGGATTAATGGTTTTGTAGAGGTGGAGGACAGAGTAGAGAAAAGAAAAGGATACATTTTTTTACAAAACGGGTATGTGGTATCTGCGACCTTAGGACAAGAAAAGGGGGAAAAGGCTTTTAGATCTATTCTCAGAAGTCTCTTAGAAAACGTCTGTCTCCTCAATATTTACGAGCTTAGCAATACAGTGCTTAGCTTCCTGCTTTCCGAATACAAGAACTTTTCTGTCTTTTGGGAACTTGAAGATGCAGAAAAAACTCTTTATGAGGTATCCAAAGCTCATACTGATACTATTGCACTTTTAGTAAGCGTAGCTCTGCAGGATTATGGATACAAAGTGTACATGGATGGAAAGTTAGCGTATGAGGAAGCTTTTTGCGATGATGCTCCTTTTTTTGAACTTTACTTCACTAAGAGCTTTAAAACCTTAGATTTCTTCATACCTGAAGATTATCTCTCAGAAGATGACAAAATTAGGGTATTAAGGAGCGATGAGGGTTCTACTATTATATATTTTTGTCCTGCCTGCTGGAGCGTCATATCCCAAAAGGACAAAACATGCCCAAACTGTGGGTATGACCTTACAGAATTTCACAAGATGCCTTATGAATACAAACTTCTCATGGGACTTGAGCATCCTATTTTAGAAATGAGAATGAATGTTATACACACCATAGGTATGAAAAATCTTAAAGAAGCCCTGCCTCAGTTTGAGTATATGGCAAAGAGAGAATCTAATCCCATACTGCTTCTTGCAATAGTTGACGCTTTGGCTAAGATGACCCACCCCGAAGCCTTAGAACTTTTGAGAAAGCTCTCTTACCACAGCTATCCACTGATACGCTCAAGGGCAAGACACACTCTGGAAAAATTTATAAGATGGAAGAAATGA
- a CDS encoding ADP-ribosylation factor-like protein → MIELRILYHGLGMAGKTTNLEKLKELYRDVVFDRFHQHTKEGRTVYLDMLSLKLKTRLENVDLIVSLFTTPGQERFALMRPWLFGHSSAVVFVFDSSRSVEENIRSFQEIRDHAGGLVVQANKRDVENAIELEEVKRIFSDYTVVPAVAIEGIGVIETFREALKVALNGARKTSSTP, encoded by the coding sequence ATGATAGAGCTTCGCATACTCTATCACGGTCTTGGTATGGCTGGCAAAACTACCAACCTGGAAAAGCTAAAAGAACTGTACAGAGATGTGGTTTTTGACAGGTTTCACCAGCATACCAAAGAGGGGAGAACCGTTTATCTTGATATGCTCAGTCTTAAGCTTAAAACCCGCTTAGAAAATGTGGATCTCATCGTTTCTCTCTTTACCACTCCCGGACAAGAAAGGTTTGCACTTATGAGACCTTGGCTTTTTGGACATTCATCAGCTGTAGTTTTTGTCTTTGATTCATCAAGAAGTGTGGAAGAAAATATAAGGAGTTTTCAGGAAATAAGAGATCACGCAGGTGGGTTAGTTGTGCAGGCAAATAAAAGGGATGTAGAAAACGCTATTGAGCTTGAGGAGGTGAAAAGGATATTTAGTGATTATACTGTAGTCCCTGCGGTAGCGATAGAGGGCATAGGTGTGATAGAAACTTTCAGAGAAGCTCTGAAGGTAGCTTTAAATGGTGCAAGAAAGACTTCCTCAACTCCTTAA